The genomic region CCTTGGGCTCCAATGAACATACCCGCAACCTTCCAACCTTTGGAAGCGTACATAAAAAGTGCACGCAAACGATTGGAGGCGGGTAGTTTGTACTTGATTATTGGGTTGTGCGTTGTAGTCGTGCTAGGAATAATCAGTATAGACGTTAGGTTAAAGAAAAGATTGGAGAATGACGACCGCATCATTGAGAGGCTTGATACCATAATCAACACGCTAAAGAAAAACAATGACGAGCATAAGGAATGATCTAACCTTCGAATTAACAGGATGATACTTGGCTCTTGTTTAGGACATGACGGTAGCCTTTCATACGATTACGATTGGCTGCCGTTGTCCGTTGAAGTAACTGGGCAGTTTTATTTCATGTTTTAACAAAGAAAACAAGACCCTAAGACGGGTCTTGTTAGGAGTTTGCGGTAAGTTGCCGCAGAACGTCATGCACATCGATGTGGGATCTTTTCTCGATAATTTTTCCATCTGCAATTCGCAAGAGCATCATCAATGAAAATCTCACACGATTTCCGGTCGCGGGGACGCCGAGTAATGGGATGCCCGTATGTGTCCCTTCGAAAATCAAATACACTGCTACTCGGTCCCCTTCTGCAACCATACCTTCGATAGGCATCTTGAATCCCGGAAAGGCTGCAAAGTTCTTCTTTTCCGATTCTTTAAGACCTTCGACACCACGAAACCGTGTATCGACTTGAGGGTAGAAGACAAAATCCTCGTGGCAAAATGATTCAAGGGCCGCATAGTCTTCTCGCTCGATCGTCTCATAGAAACGACGGACTAGCTCTTTGTTGTCTTCAACTTTCATCCGCTGCATCTCCGTTAGAAAGTGTAAGCTTCCCCGTCATTCGGCACTCTTACATGAGAAGAGATTCCCTTCTCATTAAGGAAGCTTCGTAATTCTTCTCTAGACAACATCCAGTGATTTACTGCTTCCATATGGACCGAGAGAATGGTTGCTTCCGGAGCAGCTTTGTAAACGTTGTAGATATCCTCTTTCCCCATAACAAGGGAACCGCCTTGTAAGAACTGGTTGTCGCCGCCGTTGACGACGATGACTTCCGGCTTGTGCGTTTCGATTGTGTCTTCAACAGCCTCGTACCAAACCGTATCTCCGGCGAGATATAACGTCTTTTCGCTCGGATGCTTAAAAACGACACCGCACACATGACCGGCAAGCTTTAGGATTTTCCCTCGGCCATGCTCGCCTTTCGTTTTGACGAGTCCGATGTCACCAAATACCGTGTTTTCTTTCAATACCTCGATATTCGTGAAGCCAGCCTTGCCCAATTCATTCGCATCTTCTTCGTTTTGGGCGAACATCTTGATCCCCTTCGGCAACGTCTCTTTCGCGGCCTCGTCCCAGTGATCTAAGTGCAGATGGGTTACAATTACAGCATCAAGGTTTTCGGTGATGTGCTCAATGGATGTCGGCAAACCGACCAAAGGGTTATTTTGATCTTGTCTTGCCGAATTTGGGAAAGGAGGATATGCCCCCTTCTCTGCAAGGAAGGGATCAACTAAAATTTTCTTGCCGGCATATTGGACGACGAGCGTTGCATTTCGAATGAGTTGAATCTTCAATGGGTCGAGCTCC from Paenibacillus antri harbors:
- a CDS encoding ester cyclase, with amino-acid sequence MKVEDNKELVRRFYETIEREDYAALESFCHEDFVFYPQVDTRFRGVEGLKESEKKNFAAFPGFKMPIEGMVAEGDRVAVYLIFEGTHTGIPLLGVPATGNRVRFSLMMLLRIADGKIIEKRSHIDVHDVLRQLTANS
- a CDS encoding MBL fold metallo-hydrolase produces the protein MKIQLIRNATLVVQYAGKKILVDPFLAEKGAYPPFPNSARQDQNNPLVGLPTSIEHITENLDAVIVTHLHLDHWDEAAKETLPKGIKMFAQNEEDANELGKAGFTNIEVLKENTVFGDIGLVKTKGEHGRGKILKLAGHVCGVVFKHPSEKTLYLAGDTVWYEAVEDTIETHKPEVIVVNGGDNQFLQGGSLVMGKEDIYNVYKAAPEATILSVHMEAVNHWMLSREELRSFLNEKGISSHVRVPNDGEAYTF